The following proteins are encoded in a genomic region of Chryseobacterium cucumeris:
- the xerD gene encoding site-specific tyrosine recombinase XerD, protein MTWDEKIKDFEIFLRFERNFSENTLDAYVRDIKKLKDYAEEDLENVGPDSIGYENLQEYIFNLSKQKFSERSQARWISSIKAFFKFLLEDEYREDNPAALLEGPKLGLYLPDTLSLPDINKIIAAIEVNTDLGKRNQCIIEVLYGCGLRVSELIDLKISNINFKEQYIKVHGKGNKTRFVPLADYTADLLESYIKEVRSKGKINKKYEDTLFLNSRGTSMSRVIVFLIIKELTDKAGVNKKISPHTFRHSFATHLLQNGADLRYIQEMLGHSSITTTEIYTHLKTEELRDVILSYHPRNINIAQ, encoded by the coding sequence ATGACTTGGGATGAAAAGATCAAAGATTTTGAAATATTTCTTCGTTTCGAAAGAAATTTTTCAGAAAACACGCTCGACGCTTACGTTCGGGACATTAAGAAATTAAAAGATTACGCAGAAGAGGATCTGGAAAACGTCGGTCCAGACTCCATCGGTTACGAAAACCTGCAGGAATACATTTTCAATCTTTCCAAACAGAAATTCAGTGAGAGATCACAGGCAAGATGGATATCTTCCATCAAAGCTTTCTTCAAATTTCTGCTGGAGGATGAATATCGTGAAGACAATCCTGCGGCGTTACTTGAAGGCCCTAAACTGGGATTATATCTACCTGATACTTTAAGCCTGCCTGATATCAACAAAATTATTGCTGCTATTGAGGTCAATACAGATCTTGGAAAAAGAAACCAATGCATCATAGAGGTACTATATGGATGCGGACTTCGTGTTTCCGAACTGATCGATCTGAAGATATCCAATATCAACTTCAAAGAGCAATATATCAAGGTACACGGAAAAGGAAACAAAACCCGTTTTGTTCCTTTAGCTGATTATACGGCTGATCTGCTTGAAAGTTATATCAAAGAGGTTCGTTCTAAAGGTAAAATCAATAAGAAATATGAAGATACTCTGTTTTTAAACAGCCGCGGGACTTCCATGTCCAGGGTAATTGTATTTCTTATTATTAAAGAACTTACAGATAAAGCAGGGGTTAACAAAAAAATATCTCCACACACATTCAGACACTCATTTGCAACCCATTTATTACAGAATGGAGCAGATTTACGTTATATTCAGGAAATGCTGGGACATTCCAGTATTACAACAACGGAGATCTACACGCACCTGAAAACAGAAGAATTAAGGGATGTTATTTTGAGTTATCACCCGAGAAATATTAATATTGCTCAATGA
- a CDS encoding NUDIX hydrolase has translation MKLLKYCPSCGKESLHWDGEKKWSCPECGFTLYNNVAGAVAVVIRCGDQIYLTRRNRDPKKGKLDLAGGFVDPKESAEETCKRELFEELQLDINISNLKYITSLPNIYQYKEIDYNTIDLFYEYNVPEKFEVSLELSEISEAVWIPLQDLDLEDIAFDSQKRFFESYIKK, from the coding sequence ATGAAACTATTGAAATATTGCCCAAGCTGCGGCAAAGAGTCCTTACACTGGGATGGTGAAAAGAAATGGAGCTGCCCGGAATGTGGTTTTACTTTGTATAATAATGTGGCAGGTGCTGTAGCAGTTGTCATCAGATGTGGAGACCAAATTTATCTTACCAGAAGAAACAGAGATCCTAAAAAAGGAAAACTTGACCTGGCCGGAGGATTTGTTGATCCAAAAGAAAGTGCAGAGGAAACCTGTAAAAGAGAACTTTTTGAAGAACTTCAGCTTGATATCAATATTTCTAACCTGAAATACATTACCAGCCTTCCCAACATTTATCAATATAAGGAAATTGACTATAATACAATCGATCTCTTTTATGAATACAATGTTCCGGAAAAATTTGAGGTAAGTCTTGAACTCTCTGAAATCTCAGAAGCAGTCTGGATTCCTTTACAGGATCTGGATCTTGAAGATATCGCTTTCGATTCTCAGAAGAGATTTTTCGAGAGCTATATAAAGAAATAA
- a CDS encoding heme-binding domain-containing protein, with product MKTAKKIVFWTLVAFALIQFFPVDRVNKPVDSAVNFVDSRKSPEKVRALLKNACYDCHSNETVYPKYAFIAPISWSVKSHVNEGREHLNFSTWGTYNKDLKENMLTKSIQTIQNKTMPMPGYIVYHKEANLSEAERALLIQYFEEMLKTKTY from the coding sequence ATGAAGACGGCTAAGAAAATAGTATTCTGGACATTGGTGGCGTTTGCCCTGATTCAGTTTTTCCCTGTTGACAGGGTGAATAAACCCGTTGATTCTGCGGTTAACTTTGTTGATTCAAGGAAATCACCGGAAAAAGTAAGAGCGTTGCTTAAAAACGCCTGTTATGACTGCCATTCCAATGAAACGGTTTATCCGAAATATGCTTTTATCGCACCCATTTCATGGTCTGTAAAAAGCCATGTGAATGAAGGCAGGGAACACCTTAATTTTTCTACCTGGGGAACTTATAATAAGGATTTGAAGGAGAATATGCTGACTAAGTCTATTCAGACCATTCAGAATAAAACAATGCCGATGCCCGGTTATATTGTTTATCATAAAGAAGCCAATCTTTCAGAAGCTGAAAGAGCATTGCTGATTCAGTATTTTGAAGAAATGCTGAAGACTAAAACCTATTAG
- the metK gene encoding methionine adenosyltransferase has translation MSYLFTSESVSEGHPDKIADQISDALIDHFLAYDKDSKVACETLVTTGQVVLAGEVKSDAYLDVQTIAREVINGIGYTKGEYMFNGDSCGVISAIHEQSPDINQGVDRAVNDESFEAKANAQGAGDQGMMFGYATNETANYMPLALDLAHTILKELSAIRRENKEITYLRPDAKSQVTIEYSDDHKPIRIDSIVVSTQHDDFGTEEEMLNKIREDIKNILVPRVVAQQTEEIKALFNDQIKYHINPTGKFVIGGPHGDTGLTGRKIIVDTYGGKGAHGGGAFSGKDPSKVDRSAAYATRHIAKNLVAAGVADEVLVQVSYAIGVAEPCGLYINTYGTAKVDLHDGEIAKKVSAIFDLRPYAIEQNLKLRNPIYQETASYGHMGKEHYVADKTFNKGHKNEITLKDLEFFTWEKLDKVEEIKAAFGI, from the coding sequence ATGTCTTATTTATTTACATCTGAATCAGTTTCAGAAGGACATCCGGATAAAATTGCCGACCAAATTTCCGATGCATTAATCGACCATTTCTTAGCATATGATAAAGATTCAAAAGTAGCATGTGAAACTCTTGTAACTACCGGACAGGTGGTATTGGCAGGAGAAGTAAAATCAGATGCTTACCTTGATGTACAGACTATTGCCAGAGAAGTAATCAACGGTATCGGATATACAAAAGGAGAATATATGTTCAATGGAGACTCGTGTGGAGTTATTTCTGCAATCCATGAACAGTCGCCAGATATCAACCAGGGTGTTGACAGAGCCGTAAATGATGAGTCTTTTGAAGCTAAAGCAAATGCACAGGGCGCCGGAGACCAGGGAATGATGTTCGGGTATGCCACTAATGAAACGGCTAATTATATGCCGCTTGCACTGGATCTTGCCCACACGATCCTTAAAGAACTTTCTGCTATCAGAAGAGAAAATAAGGAGATCACTTATCTTCGTCCGGATGCAAAAAGCCAGGTAACGATTGAGTATTCTGATGATCATAAGCCTATCAGAATTGATTCTATTGTAGTTTCTACTCAGCACGATGATTTTGGTACGGAAGAAGAAATGTTGAACAAGATTCGTGAGGATATTAAAAATATTCTGGTTCCAAGAGTTGTTGCACAGCAAACTGAAGAAATCAAAGCTTTATTCAACGATCAGATCAAATATCACATCAATCCTACAGGGAAATTTGTAATCGGAGGACCTCACGGAGATACCGGCCTTACAGGGAGAAAAATCATCGTAGATACTTACGGTGGTAAAGGAGCTCACGGTGGTGGTGCTTTCTCTGGAAAAGATCCTTCTAAAGTAGACAGAAGTGCTGCGTATGCAACAAGGCATATTGCTAAAAACCTGGTGGCGGCAGGAGTAGCGGATGAAGTTCTGGTACAGGTTTCTTATGCTATTGGAGTAGCTGAGCCTTGTGGTTTATATATCAATACTTACGGAACTGCAAAAGTGGACCTTCATGATGGGGAAATCGCGAAAAAAGTTTCTGCTATTTTCGATTTAAGACCTTATGCTATTGAGCAGAACTTAAAATTAAGGAACCCTATTTATCAGGAAACAGCTTCTTACGGGCACATGGGTAAAGAGCATTATGTAGCTGATAAAACTTTTAATAAAGGTCATAAGAATGAGATTACGTTAAAAGATCTTGAGTTCTTTACCTGGGAGAAACTTGACAAAGTAGAGGAAATTAAAGCCGCTTTTGGAATTTAA
- a CDS encoding RNA polymerase sigma factor translates to MKSKSDSLLISLYQKGDEAALSTLIHRHQRELFTFIFYKINDEDLANDIFQDTFMKIIVMLKEGRYNEEGKFILWAKRISHNLIIDHFRSKAKNIKVSETTFETDEYSIFDLIREPSENIEDQLVTNQIQEDLLRMLQFLPQNQQEVIKLRFFDGLSFKEIADHTEMSINTTLGRVRYALINLRKIMDENNIILTR, encoded by the coding sequence ATGAAATCAAAATCGGATAGTTTACTAATTTCCCTTTACCAGAAAGGTGATGAGGCGGCCTTGTCAACCCTCATACACCGACATCAGAGAGAGCTTTTTACATTCATTTTTTACAAAATTAATGATGAAGATTTGGCCAATGATATCTTTCAGGATACATTCATGAAAATCATTGTGATGCTAAAAGAAGGACGCTATAATGAAGAAGGTAAATTTATTCTTTGGGCGAAAAGAATTTCTCACAATTTAATCATCGATCATTTCAGATCAAAAGCAAAGAATATCAAAGTTTCGGAAACTACTTTTGAAACTGATGAATATTCTATTTTTGATTTAATCAGAGAACCGTCAGAAAATATTGAAGATCAGCTGGTAACCAATCAGATTCAGGAGGATCTTCTGAGGATGCTGCAGTTTTTGCCGCAAAATCAACAGGAAGTAATCAAACTGAGGTTTTTCGATGGTTTAAGCTTCAAAGAAATTGCAGATCATACAGAGATGAGTATTAATACAACTTTAGGAAGAGTACGATATGCACTGATCAACCTGAGAAAAATCATGGACGAAAATAATATAATATTAACGAGATAA
- a CDS encoding response regulator transcription factor, with protein MKILIVEDEPELKDTVQKFLEAEHFIVEYAENYSGGLEKIISYEYDCILLDIMLPDGNGIDLLKEIKKMHKKDPVIILSAKDSVDDKVAGLEIGADDYLAKPFHLAELMARIRSVIRRKNQDGENIIRYKNISIDPENRTVKVGNEELVLNRKEYDLLYYFVIHPEKTLQKTTLAEAIWGDYIDQADSLDFIYSQIKNLRKKLKILHAEADFQAVYGIGYKLM; from the coding sequence ATGAAGATTTTAATAGTAGAAGATGAACCCGAACTGAAAGATACCGTGCAGAAATTTCTGGAGGCAGAACACTTCATTGTAGAGTATGCAGAAAATTACAGTGGCGGACTGGAAAAAATTATTTCTTACGAATACGACTGTATTTTGCTGGATATCATGCTGCCTGATGGAAATGGAATCGATCTGCTGAAAGAGATCAAAAAAATGCACAAAAAAGATCCTGTGATCATCCTTTCTGCCAAAGACTCTGTAGATGATAAGGTGGCCGGGCTGGAAATAGGAGCCGATGATTATCTTGCAAAACCTTTCCACCTTGCGGAATTGATGGCAAGAATCAGGTCTGTGATCAGAAGGAAAAATCAGGATGGTGAAAATATCATCCGCTACAAAAATATCAGCATTGATCCGGAGAACAGAACGGTGAAAGTAGGCAATGAAGAGCTTGTTCTTAACCGCAAAGAATATGACCTTTTGTATTATTTTGTGATACATCCTGAAAAAACCTTACAAAAAACAACGCTTGCAGAAGCCATCTGGGGAGATTATATCGATCAGGCAGATAGTCTGGATTTTATTTATTCCCAGATTAAAAATCTTCGTAAAAAACTGAAAATTCTCCATGCAGAGGCCGATTTCCAGGCGGTGTACGGAATAGGATACAAATTGATGTGA
- a CDS encoding catalase, producing the protein MDSKKLTLSNGAPYFEHQDSQTVGPRGPVLLQDFILQENLAHFVRERIPERIVHAKGSGAYGTFTVTHDISQYTKAKLFSKVGNSCRMFARFSTVGGEKGSADTARDPRGFALKFYTEDGNWDLVGNNTPVFFIKDAKKFPDFIHTQKRVPKTNLKSATMMWDFWSLNPESLHQVLILMSDRGTPYGYRHMHGFGSHTFSMINDKNERVWVKFHFKTKQGVKNFTDEEAVKMAGENPDFAQEDLCNAIENGDFPKWTMYIQVMTEEQAKDFRWNPFDVTKVWFHDDFPLIEVGEMELNEIPVNYFAHVEQSTFSPSSLVNGISFSPDKMLQGRLFSYPDAHRYRVGVNAHQLEVNRCPFAVNNYQRDGFMADSSHYQDKPNYHPNSFDDIKPDSSYKNYEYELDSAHVASYNRNDNDSDHYTQPGLLYSKAMDAEDRDHLIKNIVGSMNGITGPKRDEIINRQLCHFFRANIELGMKVASQLNVNIDANMMNHSK; encoded by the coding sequence ATGGATTCTAAAAAATTAACGTTAAGTAACGGCGCACCTTATTTTGAACATCAGGATTCACAGACGGTAGGACCAAGAGGCCCGGTATTGCTGCAGGACTTTATTCTTCAGGAGAATCTTGCGCATTTCGTTAGGGAAAGAATTCCTGAAAGGATTGTGCATGCCAAAGGAAGCGGAGCGTACGGAACATTCACCGTAACGCATGATATCAGCCAGTACACGAAAGCTAAACTGTTTTCAAAAGTAGGAAACTCGTGCAGAATGTTCGCAAGATTTTCCACGGTGGGAGGCGAAAAAGGAAGCGCGGATACGGCAAGGGATCCAAGAGGTTTTGCCTTAAAATTTTATACTGAAGACGGAAACTGGGATCTTGTAGGAAACAATACGCCCGTATTCTTTATTAAGGATGCAAAAAAATTCCCGGATTTTATTCATACTCAGAAAAGAGTCCCGAAAACCAATTTAAAAAGCGCCACGATGATGTGGGATTTCTGGAGCTTAAATCCGGAGTCGCTTCATCAGGTTCTGATATTGATGTCAGACAGAGGAACTCCATATGGTTACAGACATATGCATGGTTTCGGATCTCATACATTCTCCATGATCAATGATAAAAATGAAAGGGTGTGGGTGAAATTCCATTTTAAAACAAAACAAGGCGTCAAAAATTTCACGGATGAAGAAGCCGTAAAAATGGCAGGAGAAAACCCTGATTTTGCTCAGGAAGATCTTTGCAATGCCATTGAAAATGGGGATTTCCCTAAATGGACGATGTACATTCAGGTGATGACAGAAGAACAGGCAAAAGATTTCAGATGGAATCCGTTTGATGTGACCAAAGTATGGTTCCATGATGATTTCCCTCTGATTGAGGTAGGAGAAATGGAGCTTAACGAAATACCTGTTAATTATTTCGCCCATGTGGAACAGTCTACTTTTTCACCTAGCAGCTTAGTTAACGGAATCAGCTTCTCTCCTGATAAAATGCTTCAGGGAAGATTATTCTCCTATCCTGATGCGCACCGTTACAGAGTAGGTGTCAATGCTCATCAGCTGGAAGTGAACAGATGTCCTTTTGCTGTCAACAATTACCAAAGAGACGGTTTTATGGCAGATTCAAGCCACTATCAGGACAAACCGAATTATCATCCGAACAGTTTTGATGACATCAAGCCGGATTCATCTTATAAAAACTACGAATACGAGCTGGACAGTGCTCATGTTGCCAGCTACAACAGAAATGACAACGACAGTGATCACTATACCCAACCGGGACTGTTGTATTCAAAAGCAATGGATGCTGAGGACAGAGATCATTTGATCAAAAATATTGTAGGCAGCATGAATGGTATCACAGGGCCAAAAAGAGATGAGATTATCAACCGGCAGTTATGTCACTTTTTCCGCGCCAACATTGAGCTTGGCATGAAAGTGGCTTCTCAACTAAATGTCAATATTGATGCAAATATGATGAATCATTCCAAATAA
- a CDS encoding LysR substrate-binding domain-containing protein, which produces MNIQQLEYLIAVDKYKHFGKAAQACFITQPTLSAMIQKFEDELDVKVFDRTTHPIRTTDVGLQIIDQAKVIIESVNELKNKANLLNNILGGTINLGIIPTVSSFILPTEIFKFLEDNPKIQMNVKEMTTDNIIKALKAGELDAGIISTPYDTADEFYQDFLFNEELMIYSSNTEANKKNSYIIPEDLNVEKVWLLEEGNCLRNQFENICHLKENTLKPKNLDFLASNIQTLVHMVDKVGGISILPELALSQLSEEQKKNVFRFKKPFPYREISIIYYKPTFKQKIIDELSHSIKTSLELKLNYHESPKEFVSIKPQ; this is translated from the coding sequence ATGAACATTCAGCAACTGGAGTATCTTATCGCTGTAGATAAGTATAAACATTTTGGTAAGGCCGCTCAGGCGTGTTTTATTACCCAACCTACGTTAAGTGCCATGATACAGAAATTTGAGGATGAACTGGATGTAAAGGTTTTCGACAGAACTACCCACCCGATCCGTACCACGGATGTAGGTCTTCAGATTATTGACCAGGCAAAGGTAATTATCGAGTCTGTCAATGAGCTGAAAAACAAAGCCAACCTTTTGAACAATATTTTAGGAGGTACCATCAATCTGGGAATCATTCCTACCGTTTCTTCTTTCATCCTGCCAACGGAGATTTTCAAATTCCTTGAAGATAATCCGAAAATTCAGATGAATGTAAAAGAAATGACAACTGATAATATTATTAAAGCTTTGAAAGCAGGAGAACTGGATGCGGGAATTATCTCTACTCCTTATGATACGGCTGACGAGTTTTATCAGGATTTCCTGTTCAACGAGGAATTGATGATTTACAGCTCCAATACAGAGGCTAATAAAAAGAATTCTTACATCATTCCGGAAGATCTGAATGTGGAGAAAGTATGGCTTCTTGAAGAAGGAAACTGCCTGAGAAATCAGTTCGAAAATATCTGCCACCTGAAAGAAAATACCCTGAAGCCTAAAAATCTGGATTTCCTGGCTTCCAATATCCAGACTCTGGTACACATGGTTGATAAAGTAGGGGGAATCAGTATTCTGCCGGAACTGGCACTGAGCCAGCTTTCAGAAGAGCAGAAGAAAAATGTTTTCAGATTCAAAAAACCTTTCCCTTACAGAGAAATCAGTATTATTTATTATAAACCTACATTTAAGCAAAAGATTATTGATGAATTGTCACATTCTATCAAAACTTCTTTAGAGCTTAAGCTGAATTACCACGAAAGTCCGAAAGAATTTGTAAGCATTAAGCCTCAGTAA
- a CDS encoding YjjG family noncanonical pyrimidine nucleotidase translates to MKMQHVFFDLDNTLWDHRRNAYLTIKDLFEKQEITLKYHINFEEFHSVYHDINEDLWEKIRDGIIGKEYLREHRFYDSFKHFGIDNKELALYFEEHFLDNIVSHNELVEGAEDVLEYLKAKNYTLHIISNGFQEVTERKCTLSGIAPYFTTITSADAVGVRKPNPRIFEYSLGLSEARKEESILIGDDWIADAMGATDFGMDAIFFDVYKEDKQKEGLKAITHLQQIKEYL, encoded by the coding sequence ATGAAAATGCAGCACGTTTTTTTTGACCTGGATAATACACTCTGGGATCATCGCAGAAATGCCTATCTCACCATCAAAGATCTTTTTGAAAAACAGGAAATTACTTTAAAGTATCATATTAACTTTGAAGAGTTTCATTCTGTGTATCACGACATCAACGAAGATTTGTGGGAAAAGATCAGGGACGGGATTATTGGCAAAGAGTATCTGAGAGAACACCGTTTTTATGATTCATTCAAACATTTCGGAATCGATAATAAAGAGCTTGCCCTTTATTTTGAAGAACATTTCCTGGATAATATTGTGAGCCATAACGAACTGGTAGAAGGAGCAGAGGATGTTCTGGAATATCTGAAAGCTAAAAACTATACATTACACATTATTTCCAATGGGTTTCAGGAAGTGACGGAAAGAAAATGTACGCTTTCCGGAATCGCTCCTTATTTTACAACAATTACCAGTGCAGATGCCGTGGGAGTGAGAAAGCCTAATCCAAGGATTTTTGAATACTCGCTGGGACTTTCTGAAGCCAGAAAAGAAGAAAGTATCCTGATTGGTGACGACTGGATTGCAGATGCCATGGGAGCAACAGACTTCGGAATGGATGCTATTTTCTTTGATGTATATAAGGAAGATAAACAGAAGGAAGGTTTAAAAGCCATTACTCATCTTCAGCAGATTAAGGAATACTTATAA
- a CDS encoding deoxycytidylate deaminase — MNKFDKAYLKMAQEWAKLSYCKRKQVGALIVKDRMIISDGYNGTPSGFENCCEDEDGKTHWYVLHAEANAILKLAASTQSAKGATLYLTLSPCKECSKLILQAGITRLVYINEYSDDDGISFLRNHNIEIEQISDCELKK, encoded by the coding sequence ATGAATAAGTTTGATAAAGCTTATCTAAAAATGGCTCAGGAATGGGCAAAACTCTCCTACTGTAAGAGAAAACAGGTGGGAGCTCTTATCGTAAAAGATAGGATGATTATTTCAGATGGTTACAACGGGACTCCTTCGGGATTCGAAAACTGCTGTGAAGATGAAGACGGGAAAACACACTGGTACGTATTGCATGCGGAAGCCAACGCTATATTAAAGCTGGCGGCCTCTACCCAATCTGCAAAAGGAGCAACGTTATATTTAACGCTGTCTCCCTGCAAAGAATGCAGCAAGCTGATTCTGCAGGCGGGGATTACGAGACTGGTGTACATTAATGAGTATTCGGATGACGATGGAATATCGTTCCTGAGGAACCATAATATTGAAATAGAACAAATATCGGACTGTGAACTAAAAAAATAA
- a CDS encoding sensor histidine kinase has protein sequence MKISLKYYTIKYLIMILLLIIAVWAGLFYAYILDEVHDNVDDGLRDRKIQIIKAVYLNPQLLKNNEFGFNEFKINPIKAGDYQNKSRLYNKMYYMEYDDKDQPYRVLEADFIDQFKGHQRLVIRTSTVEEDELIYDLTTALIVLYILLVISIVAVNGYLLNKAMRPFYQILDKLKKYQFGIPFSQEKQSYKITEFEELNVEINEMIERNELVFYQQKQFIENASHELQTPLAIVINKIDLMIQNDDLDKKNLNFLTEVKNDLRRMVGLNKSLLMLSRIENSQFNKTSDVDFNRMITQLVQNYEDFIAFKKIEVSVIEKGQFIADFNQDLADILLSNLLKNAVKYNHQEGILNIIVENNRITFQNSGSAEPLDKSRIFNRFYKQGSDHTSTGLGLSIIKTIIKQYPGWDINYEYGDQMHYFILTKNNAH, from the coding sequence ATGAAAATTTCATTAAAATATTACACGATAAAATACCTGATCATGATCCTGCTGCTGATTATAGCAGTATGGGCGGGTCTTTTTTATGCCTACATTCTGGATGAAGTACACGATAATGTAGATGATGGTTTAAGAGATAGGAAAATACAGATTATTAAAGCTGTTTATCTTAATCCTCAGTTGTTGAAGAATAATGAATTTGGATTCAATGAATTTAAAATCAATCCCATCAAAGCCGGAGATTATCAGAATAAAAGCAGGCTGTACAATAAGATGTACTATATGGAGTATGATGATAAAGACCAGCCTTACAGGGTTTTGGAAGCCGACTTTATTGATCAGTTCAAAGGGCATCAGCGGCTTGTTATCAGGACTTCAACGGTAGAAGAGGACGAATTGATATACGATCTCACAACAGCCTTAATCGTACTTTATATCCTTTTGGTAATTAGTATTGTTGCTGTAAACGGATATCTTCTTAATAAGGCGATGAGACCGTTCTATCAGATATTGGATAAACTTAAAAAATATCAGTTTGGAATTCCTTTTTCCCAGGAAAAACAGAGCTATAAGATCACCGAGTTTGAAGAATTAAATGTAGAAATCAATGAAATGATTGAACGTAATGAACTGGTTTTCTATCAGCAGAAACAGTTTATTGAAAACGCGTCTCATGAACTTCAAACCCCTTTGGCTATCGTGATCAATAAAATTGATCTTATGATTCAGAATGATGATCTTGATAAAAAGAATCTCAACTTTCTTACTGAAGTGAAAAACGACCTGAGAAGAATGGTTGGACTGAATAAATCCTTACTCATGCTTTCCAGGATTGAAAACAGCCAGTTTAATAAAACATCAGACGTTGATTTTAACAGAATGATCACTCAGCTGGTACAGAATTATGAAGACTTCATTGCATTTAAAAAAATTGAGGTCTCTGTTATTGAGAAAGGACAGTTTATAGCAGATTTTAATCAGGATCTGGCAGATATTCTTTTATCCAACCTTCTTAAAAATGCAGTTAAATATAACCATCAGGAAGGAATTTTAAACATTATCGTGGAAAATAACCGGATAACATTTCAAAACAGCGGAAGTGCTGAACCTTTAGATAAATCCAGAATCTTTAACCGTTTCTATAAACAGGGTTCAGATCATACTTCTACAGGATTAGGGCTGTCTATCATCAAAACCATTATCAAACAATATCCGGGTTGGGACATTAATTATGAATATGGGGATCAGATGCATTACTTTATCCTGACAAAGAATAATGCCCATTAA
- a CDS encoding enoyl-CoA hydratase/isomerase family protein, with product MSYENILLKKEDKLSIITINRPESLNALNAKTIQEISTALDELNTDTSCRVIILTGSGEKSFVAGADIKEFSEFGQEKAEELARNGQNTLFNKIENMSKPVIAAVNGFALGGGLELAMACHIRYASENARLGLPEVTLGLIPGYGGTQRLPKLVGKGIANEMIFSAKMIPAQKAKEIGLVNEVYPIEELLTKTRELANTIAYNSPMAISKAINAVNLSDTEKGFETEIKYFGELFEMEDKKEGVTAFLEKRKPNF from the coding sequence ATGAGTTACGAGAACATATTATTAAAAAAAGAAGATAAATTATCTATCATTACCATAAACAGACCTGAGAGTTTAAATGCTTTAAATGCAAAAACAATTCAGGAAATCAGCACCGCACTGGATGAGCTTAACACTGACACTTCATGCAGAGTCATTATCCTTACCGGAAGTGGAGAAAAATCTTTTGTAGCAGGCGCTGATATCAAGGAATTCAGTGAATTCGGACAGGAAAAAGCTGAAGAACTTGCAAGAAACGGACAAAATACATTGTTCAACAAAATTGAAAACATGTCTAAACCTGTCATTGCAGCCGTAAACGGTTTTGCATTAGGAGGAGGTTTGGAGCTTGCTATGGCATGCCACATCAGATATGCATCGGAAAACGCCAGATTAGGACTTCCTGAAGTAACACTTGGATTGATTCCGGGATATGGAGGAACTCAGAGGCTTCCCAAGCTTGTAGGAAAAGGTATTGCCAACGAAATGATCTTCTCTGCCAAAATGATCCCTGCTCAAAAAGCAAAAGAGATCGGACTGGTGAACGAAGTTTACCCTATTGAAGAATTATTAACCAAAACGAGAGAATTAGCAAACACGATTGCCTACAATTCACCAATGGCAATATCGAAGGCTATAAACGCCGTGAATTTATCTGACACGGAGAAAGGTTTTGAAACTGAAATCAAATATTTCGGGGAACTTTTTGAAATGGAAGATAAGAAAGAAGGAGTTACTGCGTTTCTAGAGAAGAGAAAACCTAACTTCTAA
- a CDS encoding PepSY-like domain-containing protein, which yields MKNVKKITGVLMIIFLLIGGLVSAQDRAITANQLPKTAKTFLAVHFKGIPVNSAIEDREIYGVDEYKVYLTNGMKMEFDSSGNWKEVDGKHQKIPYGFIPASIKNYSTKNFPNTYIIKIEKKRWSYKAELSNGLELEFDRNGNFKKIDD from the coding sequence ATGAAAAATGTAAAGAAAATCACCGGAGTATTAATGATTATTTTTTTATTAATCGGAGGCTTAGTTTCCGCACAAGACAGAGCAATCACAGCAAATCAGTTACCAAAGACAGCCAAAACCTTTCTTGCAGTACATTTTAAAGGCATCCCTGTAAACTCTGCAATAGAAGACAGAGAAATTTACGGAGTAGATGAATACAAAGTATATCTGACTAATGGAATGAAAATGGAGTTCGACAGCAGCGGAAACTGGAAAGAAGTGGATGGTAAACACCAGAAAATTCCATATGGTTTCATCCCTGCGTCGATCAAAAATTACAGCACAAAAAATTTTCCCAATACTTACATCATCAAGATCGAAAAGAAAAGATGGTCTTATAAGGCAGAACTTTCCAATGGACTGGAGCTTGAATTTGACCGAAACGGAAATTTTAAAAAAATCGATGATTAA